The Acinetobacter sp. SAAs474 DNA window GGTTCCAGGACAAGTAATTACAGCTGATGTTGTCACCTTTATGCGTAAGCTAGATGTCAAGGAAGTTCATGGCTACGATGCTGCGAAAGGTTTAAAGGTCATTGGTATTTTCTAAGCTAAAAGGTTCTTGATCTAAGACTACGGACGCTAAAACCTATTGAATGACAATACCGGTTTTAGCATCCCCAAGTTTTTTACTGCAGAGAATGCTTTAAGCAAATACAGATGACTTTTATCGCAGTTTCCTAACCTGATTAAGACGAGGGAAAGAAGTATGGAAATATTTCATTGGTTTGCAGAAACATTACGTAATTATCCTGAATTGGCTATTTTTTTAACACTGGCTTTTGGTTTTTGGATAGGGCAATGGCAATTTAAGGGGTTTAGTTTAGGTGCTGTTACAGGTACCTTACTGATCGGGATTATTGTTGGTCAGATTGGTATTGATATTTCCTCTCAAATTAAGTCAATATTTTTTATCATGTTTCTATTTGCTGTTGGCTTTGGTGTTGGCCCACAGTTTGTTCGAGGAATTGCCAGTGATGGTTTACCTCAAGCATTATTTGCAGTCGTAATTTGTTTACTCTGTTTAGGCTGTATTTATCTTGCCTCAATGATTGCAGGTTATGGGCCAGGATTAACTGCAGGTCTATTGGCGGGTTCCCAAACCATTTCAGCTTCTATTGGTCTGGCAACCAATGCCATTAATCAATTGGATTTTTATCCTATTCAGGATGAGCTGGCAAAAATTCCAGTTGCTTATGCGATTACCTATATTTTTGGAACGATTGGTACGGGTTGGATTTTAGCTTTTTTAGGTCCTAAATTACTGCGTGTTAATCTGGCTCAAGAATGTGCACGTTATGAAAAAGAAATGTCGATGGGTACCCCTGATGGTGGGATGCAAACAGCATGGCATGAGTATATTATTCGTGCCTATCAACTGGCTGATCAAAAACTGTCTGATCAAAGTATTGTCGGGAAAACGGTTAAAGCAGCAGAAGCATTGGCGCCAGAGCGTGTTTTTGTTGAGCGTATTCGACGTAATGGCAAAATAATTCAGTTTGATGAAAATACTGTACTTGAATTTAATGATATTTTAGCTGTTTCTGGTAAACATGAAATGTTGGTTCATTGGTCGAACAAGGCCATCGAAGTTGCAGATAAGGAACTGATTGATATTCCAATTGAAGAACTTGATGTAATTATCACCAATAAAAATGCCAATAAGAAAACGCTACTGGAATTATCGAAAATACCAGAAGCAAAAGGTATTTTTATTAAGCGGATTCGTCGAGGCTCTATGGGGGTGGATATCCCTGTGTTTGCACAAACCAAAGTTTATCGTGGCGATATTCTCTCAATTAGCGGTACGCAAAAAAATGTTGAAAAAGCTGTGAAAGCTTATGGATTTGCAGACCGTCCAACCAGTGTAACCGATATGGTGTTTGTTGGTTTTGGTATTGTGATCGGTGGTTTGGTGGGAGCAATTGTATTGCCTGTACATGGCGTACCAATTACCTTATCAACTTCTGGTGGTGCATTAATTTCCGGTATATTTTTCGGATGGTTACGCAGTTTTCAGCCCAAGCTCGGTAGTGTGCCAAGTGCCACACTCTGGTTTATGAATTCTGTAGGACTTAACATTTTTATTGCTGTTGTTGGGATTACCGCAGGGCCTACATTTATTGCTGGCGTACAACAAGTGGGCTTTGAAATGTTCTTCTGGGGTGTTTTTGTTACCAGTGTTCCTATGTTATTGGCACCATTGATTGGCAAATATATTTTTAAATTTGATCCAGCGATTAATTTGGGATGTTGTGGTGGTTCAAGAACCAGTACAGCTTCCGTTGCGATGGTTGCTGAAGTGGCCAAAAGTAATGTTCCGATGTTGGGCTATACCGTTCCATATGCCGTGAGTAATACCTTATTAACATTATGGGGAATGGTGGTGGTGCTTTTAATTAGTTAGATTTCAGGGGTTGAGTAGATGGCAATATCCTATTTCCTAATGAGGGTATTTGGAGATAGGATGGCCAGTTGCTTTTGTGGTTAAAATGAGCTGAAATCATCATAAAGAGCAGCAGAGAACCAGCTTGAGGTCATTTTCAACACATTGTAGATACAATATTTAACATATTGTAAAGTTTATCAAAATAACTATAAGATTGTTTTTATATGTATTTTTAATCAATATCAATCATCACTCAAGCTTAAGTTGTTATAATTTAACCAATGTTAATTATTGCCATTGATTGATAATTTTTACTTAATAATAACGTTCAGCTATTAAAACCTATAAAGAGTCCTGTGGCGCTTTGCGTAATACTTACATACAGCGCTATAGCATAATAAATTAGGCGAGTAATGGTTATGAAATATAAATTTTTGGTCTCCATATTGACCTTAAGCTGTAGTTTGGGACTTGCAGCATGTCATCAAAATAATCAGCAGCAAAATTCAAGCAAACATCAAGCACGTTCAGATCAGCATGTTCAAAAGAGTGCAGAGATTAATCTGGAGAAATCGATCACATTAGATCCAAATAAAATGATCAAGCACTTACAGGCATTGCAAAATATTGCAACGCAAAATAAGGGTAATCGTGCTGTGGGTACTTCTGGTGATCAGGCCAGTGCACAATATATTATTAGCCAAGCAAAGCTGTTTGATTATCCGGTGCAAATACAGCCTTTTAAAAGTAATAGCCATATCGTTGGACAGAATATTTTGGTTAAAATTCCAGGACAAAATGAGGATTCCTCTATCATTATTGGGGCACATTATGATTCAGTTAAAACAGGGCCTGGAATCAATGATAATGCTTCAGGTGTTGCTTTGTTACTTGAATTGATGAATCAATTGCATCTAGCAAAAATTAAACCTAAACAAACCATTTATTTGGCATTTTGGGATGCTGGTGAGGCAGGAAAAGCAGGCTCAAAAGCCTATGTTGATCAGTTAAGTCCACAACAACTAAAAACGATTCGGGCTTATATTAATGTCAATATGGTGGGAACAAAAAATCCGATTATGTTACTGGCTAATTCGGATGTTAACCAAGCAGCACTTAAAAAAGAGGAAAAAGTTCTAGACAGTAAACAGGATCAAAAAGAGATTAAGGATATGGATCGATTATTGACAGATGAGGTTTCTGATCTTCCCCCTAATCCAAAAGATTTAGCATTAAAAAATAGTCTAAGAGAATTTATGAAATCACAAAATTCAGATCTTGTAGACGATATGTCAAGTTTGACAGATAGTGATGCTGCATCATTTTTGGGTAAAGTCCCAGTAACTTCTATGAGTTTATTTCATCAGCAAAGTAATGGTGCGGTAGAGCGTGCAGTGTGTGATCATAAAGCATGTGATCGATTAGATCAGGTTGATCCAAAAAGTTTAACTGTGGCGGGTGGGGCTTTGTTACATTTAATTCAGAATACGGATCAATAGTATGACGTTATGATCAAGAAGCCTGATGCGATCTGACTTGGCTGCTAGATTGAAAAGAATGCACATGAAATATCAAGTTAGTCATACGGACATTATTATTGGTTAATGTCATATCACTGAATATGAAGTTGGTACTTCTTCCAATGATCAGTTGGGTCAGTATAAATCGAATGCTATGAAAGCAGTTATAAAGATCATACTTTTGATGCTAAATCATGATTTTGTGATCAAAATTCTATGATGAATACATCAAGGTATGATCTGATTGAGTTGATTATTTTTGTATAAATAGTGCAATGAGTAGAGGGATATAATCCACAGCTAATTAACCTCAAAATGTTTTAGAATTATTTATTTATGCTTTTATTTCATAAAACTATTTAGAAAAATTCAAATTTTTTATCTGAAAATAAAAGAATTCTTGTGAAGAAATAGGTGATTTGATGTAATAAAAAGTGTTTTTATCTCTAGCTGATTCCGCTAATACACAGTAGAATATGTGCTCTCTTCAAAGTCACATTGTGGCATGGTCGTCTGGCCATCCCGTGGAGCCAAAATCAGCATGTTTATCGTGGCCGGTGCACCCGCACACTCTTCTTTTAAGATAACTCAACTATTAACACGCTTATCGTCCATTAGTTCGGTTCAATCAATAGAAAGCCAATGGGTCTATCTGTTTAACCAAGCGCTCAACGAGCAACAGCAGCAATCCGCTTTACAGCTTTTAAATGATGGTCAAGCTTATACTTTACGTCAGGCTGCAAGTGATGAAATTCAAATCCTTGTGACACCACGCATAGGCACAATATCGCCATGGTCATCTAAAGCGACAGATATTTTTGCCAACTGTAATACACCTGTTCAACGATTAGAACGCGGTGTTTTATTTACTTTGAAGGGTGTAAAAGACATTTCGGATGATGTCAAACTTGTTCTTCATGACCGGATGACTGAAAGTGTTTTTAATCAGCTTGAAGCAGCGGCAGCATTATTTTTAGAAACTGAACCAAAACCTTTAAATAGTATTGATATTTTGGGGCAAGGTAAGGCCGCTTTAGTGCAAGCCAATAGTGAATTTGGTTTTGCATTGTCAGATGAAGAAATTGACTATCTCACTGAAGCTTTCAGTAAAATGGGGCGTAATCCGCACGATATTGAATTAATGATGTTTGCTCAGGCAAACTCTGAACACTGTCGTCATAAAATTTTTGGTTCTGAATGGACAATTGATGGTGAAACTCAACCATTATCATTGTTTCAGATGATTAAAAATACCTATAAAGAATCACCAACAGATGTTTTATCTGCATATAAAGATAATGCTTCAGTGATTGTTGGTTTTGATACGCAACGTTTTTATCCAACGAAACAACATGACACAGGTCATCACGTTTATAAATATAAAAGCCAAGCGGCACATATTTTGATGAAAGTGGAAACACATAACCATCCAACTGCGATTGCGCCATTTGCTGGTGCTGCAACAGGTTCAGGTGGTGAAATTCGTGATGAAGGTGCTACAGGACGTGGTGGTAAACCAAAAGCAGGTTTAACCGGTTTTACGGTATCGAATCTGAATATTCCTGGTTTTGAACAACCTTGGGAAGAAAATTACGGCAAGCCATCACGTATGGCATCACCGTTACAAATTATGATTGATGGCCCACTGGGTGGTGCTGCATTCAATAATGAGTTTGGTCGTCCTGCTTTAAATGGTTATTTCCGTACTTTTGAACAACGTGTTCACGGTGATGTGAAAGGTTTTCATAAGCCAATTATGATTGCCGGTGGCTATGGTAATATCCGTCCAGATCACGTTGAAAAAGATCCGATACAGCCTGGTGACTTACTGATCGTATTGGGTGGTCCAGCCATGTTGATTGGTTTGGGTGGTGGTGCTGCATCTTCTGTTGATAGTGGTCAATTGGGCGAAAATCTTGATTTTGCTTCAGTACAACGTGAAAATCCAGAAATGGAACGACGTTGTCAAGAGGTCATCGATGCATGCTGGCGTATGGAAGATAATAACCCGATTGTCTCTGTACATGATGTCGGTGCTGGCGGTATTTCGAATGCAATGCCTGAGTTGGTCAATGATCACGAATTAGGTGCAATACTTAACCTGCGTAAGATTCCATCTTTAGAGCCAGGTATGTCACCAATGGAAATTTGGTCTAATGAAGCACAAGAGCGTTATGTCTTGGCGATTCGTCCAAACTCATTGGCACTATTTGAGTCGCTTTGTGCACGTGAACGTTGTCCATTTGCGGTACTCGGTGAGGCAACTGAAGCACGTCATTTAACGGTTGAAGATCCTCTATTCGATAATAAAGCTGTGGATATGCCGATGCAAGTCATGTTGGGTGGTACACCACGCATGAGCCGTGCGTATGAAACCATACAACGTCAAGGCGATGACTTTAATGCGGATACTGTGGTTGATCTACAAGATGCCATTTATCGTGTACTGAAAAATCCTACTGTCGCATCTAAGTCATTCTTGATTACGATTGGTGACCGTTCTATTACTGGTATGGTTTCACGTGATCAAATGGTCGGTCCATGGCAGATACCGGTTGCGGATGCTGCGGTTACCACTACCAGTTTAGTCGGTTATACTGGTGAGGCGATGGCCATGGGTGAGCGTCCACCGGTCGCATTGCTGAATCCTGCAGCATCTGCACGTTTAGCGGTTGCTGAAGCGATTAGTAATATCATGTCAGCAAAAATTGACCAAATCAGTGATATTAAGCTATCAGCAAACTGGATGGCTGCTGCTGGTCAGCAAGGTGAAGATCAAGCCTTGTTTGAGGGCGTAAAAGCGATTGGTATGGAAATGTGCCCAGCATTGGGTATTGCTATTCCAGTGGGCAAAGATTCATTATCTATGCGGACTACTTGGCATGATGCAGGTGAAGAAAAATCAGTGACTTCACCAATGTCTGGTGTCATTACTGCATTTGCACCTGTCACAGATGTTCGCCAAACCCTAACACCTCAATTAAAAGACATTGAATCTGTTTTAGTACGCATTGACTTGTCTAAAGGTCAATTCCGTCTAGGTGGATCAATTCTAGCGCAAGTATATAAAGCCATCGGTTCGGTTACACCTGATGTAGACAGTTTTGAAGATTTCAAAGCATTTTTTGCATTGGTACAAGATTGGAATCAGCGTGGCTTAATTCAAGCCTACCATGACATTGGTGATGGTGGTTTGTTGGCAACAGTTGCAGAGATGATGTTTGCATCACGTTTAGGTGTTGCACTTGAAGATCAGTCGGTTGCGGCACTATTTGCTGAAGAAATTGGTGCAGTATTGCAAATTAGTCAGGCAGATTGGGCAAATCTACAAGCTGAAGTGGCTGAGTCTGTGCTTCATGATGCCATTTCGGTAGTTGGATATGTTAATCACACTGATCAATTAGCAGTCAACGGTTTGCTTTTTGAACGTGCAGATTTACAACTGGCTTGGAGTGAGGTTTCTCATCAAATCCAACGTTTACGTGATAATGTTAGCACAGCAGATCAAGAATTTGCCTTAATTACCGATCGCTCGCATGCAGGGTTAATTGCACAAGCAACTTTTGATTTAAATGAAGAAATCGAAGCACCTTATCTTAACTTACGTCGTCCAAATATGGTGATTTTACGTGAGCAAGGTGTCAATGGTCATGTGGAGATGGCAGCCGCTTTTGATAAGGTTGGATTTAATGCGGTTGATGTCCATATGAGCGATTTACTTGCTGGACGTGTGAGTTTAGATGACTTTGAGGGTCTGGTTGCTTGTGGTGGTTTCTCTTATGGTGATGTGCTAGGTGCAGGCGGTGGCTGGGCAAAATCTGTATTGTTTAACACCAAGTTACGTGATCAGTTTGAAAAGTTTTTCCGTCGCCAAGAAACATTTTCTCTTGGCATCTGTAATGGCTGTCAAATGTTATCACAATTGGCGCCATTAATTCCGGGTGCAGATCATTGGCCGCGTTTCCATCGTAATACTTCTGAAATGTTTGAAGCACGTGTGGTTAACG harbors:
- the aspT gene encoding aspartate-alanine antiporter, yielding MEIFHWFAETLRNYPELAIFLTLAFGFWIGQWQFKGFSLGAVTGTLLIGIIVGQIGIDISSQIKSIFFIMFLFAVGFGVGPQFVRGIASDGLPQALFAVVICLLCLGCIYLASMIAGYGPGLTAGLLAGSQTISASIGLATNAINQLDFYPIQDELAKIPVAYAITYIFGTIGTGWILAFLGPKLLRVNLAQECARYEKEMSMGTPDGGMQTAWHEYIIRAYQLADQKLSDQSIVGKTVKAAEALAPERVFVERIRRNGKIIQFDENTVLEFNDILAVSGKHEMLVHWSNKAIEVADKELIDIPIEELDVIITNKNANKKTLLELSKIPEAKGIFIKRIRRGSMGVDIPVFAQTKVYRGDILSISGTQKNVEKAVKAYGFADRPTSVTDMVFVGFGIVIGGLVGAIVLPVHGVPITLSTSGGALISGIFFGWLRSFQPKLGSVPSATLWFMNSVGLNIFIAVVGITAGPTFIAGVQQVGFEMFFWGVFVTSVPMLLAPLIGKYIFKFDPAINLGCCGGSRTSTASVAMVAEVAKSNVPMLGYTVPYAVSNTLLTLWGMVVVLLIS
- a CDS encoding M28 family metallopeptidase gives rise to the protein MKYKFLVSILTLSCSLGLAACHQNNQQQNSSKHQARSDQHVQKSAEINLEKSITLDPNKMIKHLQALQNIATQNKGNRAVGTSGDQASAQYIISQAKLFDYPVQIQPFKSNSHIVGQNILVKIPGQNEDSSIIIGAHYDSVKTGPGINDNASGVALLLELMNQLHLAKIKPKQTIYLAFWDAGEAGKAGSKAYVDQLSPQQLKTIRAYINVNMVGTKNPIMLLANSDVNQAALKKEEKVLDSKQDQKEIKDMDRLLTDEVSDLPPNPKDLALKNSLREFMKSQNSDLVDDMSSLTDSDAASFLGKVPVTSMSLFHQQSNGAVERAVCDHKACDRLDQVDPKSLTVAGGALLHLIQNTDQ
- the purL gene encoding phosphoribosylformylglycinamidine synthase, whose product is MFIVAGAPAHSSFKITQLLTRLSSISSVQSIESQWVYLFNQALNEQQQQSALQLLNDGQAYTLRQAASDEIQILVTPRIGTISPWSSKATDIFANCNTPVQRLERGVLFTLKGVKDISDDVKLVLHDRMTESVFNQLEAAAALFLETEPKPLNSIDILGQGKAALVQANSEFGFALSDEEIDYLTEAFSKMGRNPHDIELMMFAQANSEHCRHKIFGSEWTIDGETQPLSLFQMIKNTYKESPTDVLSAYKDNASVIVGFDTQRFYPTKQHDTGHHVYKYKSQAAHILMKVETHNHPTAIAPFAGAATGSGGEIRDEGATGRGGKPKAGLTGFTVSNLNIPGFEQPWEENYGKPSRMASPLQIMIDGPLGGAAFNNEFGRPALNGYFRTFEQRVHGDVKGFHKPIMIAGGYGNIRPDHVEKDPIQPGDLLIVLGGPAMLIGLGGGAASSVDSGQLGENLDFASVQRENPEMERRCQEVIDACWRMEDNNPIVSVHDVGAGGISNAMPELVNDHELGAILNLRKIPSLEPGMSPMEIWSNEAQERYVLAIRPNSLALFESLCARERCPFAVLGEATEARHLTVEDPLFDNKAVDMPMQVMLGGTPRMSRAYETIQRQGDDFNADTVVDLQDAIYRVLKNPTVASKSFLITIGDRSITGMVSRDQMVGPWQIPVADAAVTTTSLVGYTGEAMAMGERPPVALLNPAASARLAVAEAISNIMSAKIDQISDIKLSANWMAAAGQQGEDQALFEGVKAIGMEMCPALGIAIPVGKDSLSMRTTWHDAGEEKSVTSPMSGVITAFAPVTDVRQTLTPQLKDIESVLVRIDLSKGQFRLGGSILAQVYKAIGSVTPDVDSFEDFKAFFALVQDWNQRGLIQAYHDIGDGGLLATVAEMMFASRLGVALEDQSVAALFAEEIGAVLQISQADWANLQAEVAESVLHDAISVVGYVNHTDQLAVNGLLFERADLQLAWSEVSHQIQRLRDNVSTADQEFALITDRSHAGLIAQATFDLNEEIEAPYLNLRRPNMVILREQGVNGHVEMAAAFDKVGFNAVDVHMSDLLAGRVSLDDFEGLVACGGFSYGDVLGAGGGWAKSVLFNTKLRDQFEKFFRRQETFSLGICNGCQMLSQLAPLIPGADHWPRFHRNTSEMFEARVVNVRVEKSHSVLLEGMEGSILPIAIAHGEGRVVASAEQLAALNAGQQVILRYVDSHGQPTQHYPLNPNGSPEAISGVTSQDGRATIMMPHPERNFRAVQHSWKPEEWDQDGAWLRMFRNARQFIG